One window of the Sphaerochaeta associata genome contains the following:
- a CDS encoding PAS domain-containing protein, with protein MLIPLMAEVAGSLLLIAILFVISAGLLVLLLGERRKNHHDPLFVTNQIESLLRFMPEGYIGVDKQGIIQEVNETYLVMTGYARGDLIGKKICMLLAEERNETLLSQLKTIELQKSVLLETEHRCKDGSFLPLEASVTALGSEHPAFMCFYRNISQRKKDELSRKHSTDLLRYVIEHTRSAVAIHDKNLRYLYVSQKYLDEYALKDAASIIGRHHYEVLPDLPQKWRDVHQRALAGEVISAEDDPYVREDGSVEYTRWECRPWYTEQGEIGGIIIYTEMITKQKQIEHELREAKNYLETLLKYAKAPIVVWDPTFTITLANQAFASLFDQSMDKVLGSKLTDYASRLPEAYQQDLFRQLQKNLVISSAELVLTDGNADSVTYIWNASPIFNPDTGELLATIAQGQDITQRKVIEMENAGQLDQLKRWYAVMAHREDRIMELKREVNAVLRDEGKAIRYASVEGAGDA; from the coding sequence GTGCTTATTCCACTCATGGCCGAGGTTGCAGGCTCTCTGCTGCTTATTGCAATTCTTTTTGTGATAAGTGCCGGTCTTCTTGTGCTCCTGCTTGGCGAAAGACGGAAAAACCACCATGACCCTCTCTTTGTCACAAACCAGATTGAATCGTTGTTGCGTTTCATGCCTGAAGGGTACATCGGAGTGGATAAGCAGGGAATAATCCAAGAGGTGAACGAGACCTACCTGGTGATGACAGGGTATGCACGCGGCGACCTGATTGGGAAAAAGATCTGCATGTTGCTCGCTGAGGAACGCAATGAGACCCTTCTCTCCCAGCTGAAAACCATCGAGTTGCAGAAATCAGTGCTGCTTGAAACCGAACATCGGTGTAAGGATGGCTCTTTTCTTCCTCTTGAGGCGTCTGTTACTGCATTGGGGTCGGAACATCCTGCTTTCATGTGCTTTTATCGAAACATTTCCCAGCGTAAAAAAGACGAGCTCTCCCGTAAACACTCCACCGATTTGCTTCGATATGTGATTGAACACACAAGAAGCGCTGTGGCAATCCATGATAAGAACCTACGCTATCTGTATGTAAGTCAAAAGTACCTGGATGAGTACGCTCTGAAGGATGCTGCATCGATCATCGGCAGACATCACTATGAAGTCCTGCCCGATCTTCCCCAGAAGTGGAGGGATGTGCACCAACGAGCCTTGGCCGGAGAAGTGATAAGCGCCGAGGACGACCCGTATGTACGGGAGGACGGCAGCGTTGAATATACTCGGTGGGAGTGTCGACCGTGGTACACAGAACAGGGTGAGATTGGGGGTATTATCATCTACACCGAGATGATCACCAAGCAGAAGCAGATCGAACATGAGCTCAGGGAGGCGAAGAATTATCTCGAGACCCTCTTGAAGTACGCAAAGGCACCCATTGTCGTTTGGGACCCAACATTTACAATTACGTTGGCCAATCAGGCGTTTGCCTCCTTGTTTGACCAAAGCATGGACAAGGTACTTGGAAGCAAGCTTACCGATTATGCCTCACGTCTGCCTGAAGCGTATCAACAGGATCTATTCAGACAGCTTCAGAAAAACCTTGTCATCTCCTCGGCTGAGCTGGTATTGACGGATGGCAATGCAGACAGCGTTACCTATATTTGGAATGCGAGTCCCATTTTCAATCCTGACACCGGTGAATTGCTGGCGACCATTGCACAGGGTCAGGATATCACGCAACGAAAGGTGATTGAGATGGAAAATGCCGGGCAGTTGGATCAGCTGAAACGATGGTATGCTGTGATGGCTCATCGCGAAGACCGCATCATGGAGCTGAAACGGGAAGTGAATGCAGTGCTGAGGGACGAGGGAAAAGCGATTAGGTATGCATCAGTGGAGGGCGCTGGTGATGCATAA
- a CDS encoding HAD-IIB family hydrolase, with amino-acid sequence MSRYNGMFFCDVDGTILPHGQREISPSFFSLVHEAKDKGYLFCISSGRFHLSLLPLFEQVENEVVFSASNGCRILYQGQELIPNHTIHPTDAEQITTSLLELGAIPLLSGKHAIHLPSASLKMEQDKGYLAKGFTRTFDVFSDIDDEILQITGVCRLNKEAILRESRRAWEDSYHVVTTGRELFDICPTSKGDSLVSISSHFGIPRENTYAFGDDENDIPMLRSAGKGYLMGTAHDNLKKHEFEHCHDLVGSIAAIIEQF; translated from the coding sequence GTGAGTCGGTACAACGGTATGTTTTTTTGTGATGTGGATGGGACTATTCTCCCTCATGGGCAGCGTGAGATTTCCCCGTCTTTCTTTTCCTTGGTACACGAAGCTAAAGACAAGGGCTATTTGTTCTGCATTTCAAGCGGGCGTTTTCATCTCTCATTACTCCCACTATTCGAGCAAGTTGAGAATGAGGTTGTCTTTTCTGCTTCCAACGGTTGCAGAATTCTCTATCAGGGTCAGGAGTTGATTCCCAATCATACCATCCATCCCACCGATGCAGAGCAGATTACGACTTCCCTGCTCGAGCTGGGAGCAATTCCTTTGCTCTCGGGCAAGCATGCCATCCATCTTCCCTCCGCATCGCTTAAGATGGAGCAAGACAAGGGGTATTTGGCTAAAGGCTTTACCAGGACCTTTGATGTATTTTCAGATATCGATGACGAAATCCTGCAAATCACCGGTGTATGCCGCCTGAACAAGGAAGCGATACTCAGAGAGAGTCGAAGGGCTTGGGAAGATTCCTACCATGTAGTTACCACCGGCAGGGAGCTTTTTGACATCTGCCCGACCAGTAAAGGGGATTCATTGGTCTCCATCAGTTCTCATTTTGGGATTCCTCGTGAGAACACATACGCCTTCGGCGACGATGAGAACGATATCCCGATGCTCCGATCTGCAGGCAAGGGCTACTTGATGGGTACGGCGCATGACAACCTGAAAAAGCATGAATTCGAGCATTGCCACGATTTGGTCGGCAGTATTGCTGCAATTATTGAGCAGTTCTGA
- a CDS encoding catalase — MADRDGRDDTMKKPLTSISGRPIAQNENIQTAGKRGPVTLQDTWYLEKMAHFDREVIPERRMHAKGSGAFGTFTVTKDITAWTKAKIFSEVGKKTEAFVRFSTVAGERGAADAERDIRGFAMKYYTEEGNWDLVGNNTPVFFFRDPMLFPDLNHAVKRDPRTNMRSAQNNWDFWSALPEALQQVTITMGDRGIPKSYRHMNGYGSHTYSFINAKNERVWVKFTLKTQQGIEFLTDAEAAAIVANDRESHQRDLFESIEKGDFPRWTMYVQVMTEEQAAKHPDNPFDLTKVWYHGEYPLHEVGVLELNRNPDNYFQDVEQAAFNPANSVPGIGYSPDRMLQGRLFSYGDAQRYRLGVNHYQIPVNRSKVDTNHFHRDGAMRMDGNFGGSVHYNPNSYGMWKDQNKLTEPAYDGGGPVDHYDYREDDDHYYEQAGKLFGLMKDDEKQRLFDNTARNMEGTTILVQKRHIRHCYLADPAYGEGVANALGISISEVDMQDTYGARG; from the coding sequence ATGGCAGATCGAGATGGGCGTGACGACACAATGAAGAAACCCTTGACTTCAATCAGCGGCCGCCCTATTGCACAAAATGAGAATATCCAGACAGCCGGCAAGCGTGGACCGGTGACCCTGCAGGACACCTGGTATTTGGAAAAAATGGCGCACTTCGACCGGGAAGTCATACCCGAGAGGCGCATGCACGCCAAGGGTAGTGGAGCCTTTGGTACATTCACCGTAACAAAGGACATCACAGCGTGGACCAAGGCGAAGATTTTCAGTGAAGTCGGTAAAAAGACCGAGGCCTTTGTCCGATTTTCAACAGTGGCAGGTGAGCGCGGTGCCGCCGATGCAGAGCGCGACATCCGTGGTTTTGCCATGAAGTATTACACCGAGGAAGGGAACTGGGATCTGGTAGGAAACAACACCCCGGTGTTCTTCTTCCGAGATCCTATGCTCTTTCCCGATCTCAACCATGCGGTCAAGCGCGATCCCAGAACGAACATGCGATCGGCTCAGAACAACTGGGATTTCTGGTCCGCCCTTCCTGAAGCCTTGCAACAGGTGACCATAACCATGGGCGACCGGGGCATTCCCAAAAGTTACCGGCATATGAACGGGTATGGCTCGCATACCTACTCATTCATCAATGCAAAAAATGAGCGGGTGTGGGTCAAATTCACACTCAAGACCCAACAGGGCATTGAATTCTTGACCGATGCAGAAGCTGCGGCAATCGTTGCCAATGACAGGGAAAGCCATCAGAGGGATTTGTTTGAATCCATTGAGAAAGGTGACTTCCCCCGATGGACCATGTATGTACAGGTTATGACCGAAGAGCAGGCTGCAAAGCATCCTGACAATCCGTTCGACCTGACCAAGGTCTGGTACCACGGTGAGTATCCTCTTCATGAAGTAGGGGTGCTGGAGCTCAACAGGAACCCGGACAACTACTTCCAGGATGTCGAGCAGGCAGCCTTCAACCCTGCAAACAGTGTTCCCGGCATAGGCTATTCGCCGGACCGCATGCTGCAAGGCAGGCTCTTCTCCTATGGTGATGCCCAGCGCTACCGCCTGGGGGTGAACCACTACCAGATTCCCGTCAACCGCAGCAAGGTGGACACCAATCATTTCCATCGCGACGGCGCAATGAGAATGGATGGGAATTTCGGCGGCAGCGTGCACTACAACCCCAACTCGTATGGGATGTGGAAGGACCAGAACAAACTGACCGAACCCGCCTACGATGGAGGAGGCCCTGTCGACCACTACGATTATCGTGAGGACGACGACCACTACTATGAGCAGGCTGGAAAGCTCTTTGGCTTGATGAAGGACGATGAGAAGCAGCGGCTATTCGACAATACCGCCCGTAACATGGAGGGAACGACGATCTTGGTGCAGAAGCGGCATATCAGGCACTGCTACCTTGCCGATCCTGCGTACGGGGAAGGTGTTGCAAATGCGCTGGGCATTTCAATTTCCGAAGTTGATATGCAGGATACGTACGGGGCCAGAGGCTGA
- a CDS encoding GGDEF domain-containing protein, whose protein sequence is MQNSTLDLRPLLLKRLHPYMLGIVLIALLAVLAPLSYENPDKMAYVLLLLLLFAMLLASMLVLHMGLYAVSASLTVAVTFFGTWGSFLINSQMLFCDFFPLVYVTGSIMISSLFLPLAATLAVIAAHSLLLILVVLNTPILQTQNWPSFFIFILFVSMISTIANQLIKTQMKQLQESSIRDHLTGLFNRRYFEETLKNKLKRVQDSKTSVGIILLDVDHFKHFNDTFGHDAGDAVLTELANLMIRHFDITVSVCRYGGDEFAILLSMAQKEELVLLAQALVKKVRNLSVMHKGKSLGNMTISCGCAMYNNSIETIEQFIKRADQALYQAKERGRDQVGGY, encoded by the coding sequence ATGCAGAACAGCACCCTTGATCTCCGACCGCTACTGCTGAAACGATTGCACCCCTATATGCTTGGCATTGTGCTTATCGCCCTGCTTGCAGTCCTTGCCCCCCTCTCCTATGAGAACCCGGACAAGATGGCTTATGTCCTTTTGCTGCTCCTGCTCTTTGCCATGCTGCTCGCCTCCATGCTGGTATTGCACATGGGGCTGTATGCCGTAAGCGCCTCACTGACTGTTGCCGTTACTTTTTTCGGCACATGGGGCTCCTTTCTGATTAACTCCCAGATGCTCTTCTGCGATTTCTTCCCCTTGGTGTATGTCACCGGCTCCATCATGATCTCCAGCCTCTTTCTTCCTCTTGCTGCTACGCTTGCCGTCATCGCCGCCCACAGCCTGTTGTTGATCCTTGTCGTTCTGAACACCCCGATCCTGCAGACCCAGAACTGGCCGAGTTTTTTCATTTTCATCCTCTTTGTCTCCATGATCAGCACTATTGCCAATCAACTCATCAAAACTCAGATGAAACAATTGCAGGAAAGCTCGATCCGGGACCACCTGACCGGTCTGTTCAACCGAAGGTACTTTGAGGAGACGTTGAAAAACAAGCTGAAGCGAGTTCAAGATTCAAAAACTTCAGTGGGCATCATTCTTTTGGACGTAGATCATTTCAAGCACTTCAACGATACCTTCGGCCACGATGCCGGCGATGCCGTACTCACCGAACTTGCCAACCTGATGATCCGCCACTTCGACATCACCGTCAGTGTCTGCCGCTATGGAGGCGATGAGTTTGCCATCCTTCTATCCATGGCTCAGAAGGAGGAACTTGTCCTGCTTGCACAAGCCTTGGTAAAAAAAGTGAGAAACCTTTCGGTGATGCACAAGGGGAAATCGCTTGGGAACATGACCATCTCCTGTGGTTGTGCCATGTACAACAACAGTATTGAGACCATCGAGCAGTTCATCAAGCGTGCCGACCAAGCCCTCTATCAGGCAAAAGAACGGGGCAGGGATCAGGTAGGCGGGTACTAG
- a CDS encoding DUF72 domain-containing protein has translation MSTILIGTSGYSYTEWVGPVYPKGTKSEEFLASYAQLFPTVELNFSYYRMPEAAQLALMHQTAPSLRFSIKAHQSLTHVIDARQWREQATLFRRSLEPLLSHNVLDAVLLQFPSSFHYEVDQRKYLDSLLRVLSPLPLAVEFRNSRWYNNRTLDSLRERRVCFVSLDLPQIQGNPPVMDVPTSSLAYLRLHGRNKETWWGSDAASRYDYLYSDSELKALLERVLSLTVGSQTILVYFNNHRRGQAVANAKHLRELLAASGGEACMSQKQALSTST, from the coding sequence ATGAGTACCATTCTGATAGGAACTTCAGGCTACAGCTATACCGAGTGGGTGGGCCCCGTATATCCCAAGGGCACCAAGAGCGAGGAGTTTCTTGCCTCGTATGCACAGCTGTTTCCCACCGTTGAACTGAACTTCAGCTACTACCGCATGCCCGAGGCCGCCCAGCTTGCCTTGATGCATCAGACAGCACCTTCGCTCAGGTTTTCCATCAAGGCGCATCAAAGCCTCACCCATGTCATCGATGCCCGGCAGTGGAGGGAACAGGCAACCTTGTTCCGTCGTTCCCTGGAACCGCTTCTATCACACAATGTCCTGGATGCAGTGTTGTTGCAATTTCCCTCCTCCTTCCATTATGAGGTCGACCAGAGAAAGTATTTGGACTCACTGCTCAGGGTCCTTTCCCCGCTTCCCTTGGCAGTGGAGTTCCGCAACAGTCGGTGGTACAACAACCGGACCCTCGATTCACTGAGGGAGCGGCGGGTCTGCTTTGTCTCCCTCGACCTTCCCCAGATCCAAGGCAACCCCCCTGTCATGGATGTCCCCACTTCATCACTTGCCTACCTGCGCCTGCACGGGAGAAACAAGGAGACGTGGTGGGGTTCCGATGCAGCAAGCAGGTATGACTATCTGTACAGCGACAGCGAACTGAAAGCCCTGCTGGAACGGGTTCTCTCACTGACGGTAGGGTCGCAAACGATCCTGGTGTACTTCAACAACCATCGCAGGGGACAGGCGGTTGCCAATGCCAAGCATCTCAGAGAGTTGCTTGCGGCAAGCGGAGGTGAGGCATGCATGAGTCAGAAGCAAGCATTGTCCACGTCAACATAA
- a CDS encoding DNA polymerase Y family protein, translating to MHESEASIVHVNITDFAAAVAIAKQPRLATRPFAIALEGSARRVVITASRKAWEEGIRVGMPVSTAQRMLPALEVLPPDTQSAAKADSAIASLVASYSPDIQCDKGGHVYLDMKGTGRLFGPVMDSALKIRKEIREQLGLEGAVAVASNKLVAKIGTRAIRPCGLAHIREGEEASFLASQDVGLLSGVGSAIARLLEVAGITQIGQIAALDDNQIIAFLGRRGLALRDAARGLDTSSLQKGVMNKRFILRKVNFSEPILSLDELKAAVFASAEDAALQMRMESMGCQAVHIMLFWSDGRTSEATRRTKGQWVYDHEIETSLFQAAMQAMGRRVRLLAFTIKLFELGPVFGQTDLFIPDVLQKQQSLQHSIDEVRQRFGPGILTHATALCHGN from the coding sequence ATGCATGAGTCAGAAGCAAGCATTGTCCACGTCAACATAACAGACTTCGCTGCAGCGGTTGCCATCGCAAAGCAGCCGCGTCTTGCAACCCGTCCGTTCGCCATAGCCCTCGAAGGTTCAGCAAGGAGGGTGGTCATCACAGCCTCCCGCAAGGCTTGGGAGGAGGGCATCCGCGTCGGCATGCCGGTCAGTACAGCCCAGCGCATGCTTCCCGCTCTGGAAGTACTGCCTCCCGACACCCAATCGGCGGCCAAGGCTGACAGCGCCATTGCCTCCCTGGTGGCATCCTACTCGCCTGACATCCAGTGCGACAAAGGCGGACATGTCTATCTGGACATGAAGGGAACAGGCCGCCTCTTCGGTCCTGTGATGGACAGCGCCCTGAAAATTCGCAAGGAGATCCGCGAACAGCTTGGCCTTGAAGGTGCGGTGGCCGTAGCCTCAAACAAGCTGGTGGCGAAAATCGGGACGAGGGCGATCAGACCCTGTGGGTTGGCCCACATCCGTGAGGGTGAGGAAGCCTCGTTTCTGGCCAGCCAGGATGTCGGTCTGCTCTCGGGGGTGGGAAGTGCCATCGCCAGGCTGCTGGAGGTGGCAGGCATCACCCAGATCGGCCAGATAGCAGCCCTGGACGACAACCAGATCATTGCCTTTCTCGGCAGACGCGGGCTCGCCCTGCGCGACGCCGCCCGCGGCTTGGACACCTCATCACTGCAAAAAGGTGTGATGAACAAGCGCTTCATTCTGCGAAAGGTCAACTTCTCTGAGCCGATTCTCAGTCTTGACGAGCTCAAGGCCGCCGTGTTCGCATCAGCCGAAGATGCCGCCCTGCAGATGAGAATGGAGAGCATGGGCTGCCAGGCGGTCCACATCATGCTCTTTTGGAGTGACGGAAGAACCAGTGAGGCAACCAGGCGGACCAAGGGACAGTGGGTATACGACCATGAGATAGAGACCTCGCTCTTTCAGGCGGCAATGCAGGCGATGGGACGCAGGGTCAGGCTTTTAGCCTTCACCATCAAGCTGTTTGAATTGGGACCGGTATTCGGACAAACAGACCTGTTCATCCCCGATGTCCTGCAGAAACAGCAATCGCTGCAACACTCAATCGACGAGGTACGCCAAAGGTTCGGGCCGGGCATCCTCACCCATGCAACGGCCCTTTGCCATGGAAACTAG
- the dnaE gene encoding DNA polymerase III subunit alpha, translating into MQRPFAMETRLSITTSYSLLWGTMQPRLLFDRLKQWNVKKVAVTDRDSLCGYPACREEAQRCDIELICAAALTEGDGEIHAFVQNQKGYEKLCLLLTKRAEDGAFSYLPSLLADSEGLVLATSSPTLLATLAKSKADLYAAVTPSCLASVQTARRLGLRLLACDDALLLEKEDEEVHRILRCMALHKTVGSLQKEDCAVSSNVLLDSEKWNQAFSCWPEAVHNARKLAAYNPFPSSLIFPDYPVEDSAQELEKRVLSGAEIRYGEVNDAILERITYELHIIGSKGFAPYFLVMHDIVQMSSRTCGRGSGAASIVSYCLFITNVDPLAHHLYFERFLSPSRLDPPDIDVDFAWDERDGVFAAVFERFGREHCARVANHNSFRLRGAVRETGRCFGLSDTQISEAEKRLFISGLKDLDDPLWQTICRIATKLEGLPKEISMHCGGLVITPRPVYCYAPLRLSSDGYPLLAWEKEGTEMAGFVKIDLLGNRSLAVIRDTLENLEEEQIHIDQRLWHPTEDAPTIAALARGDSMGVFYIESPAMRQLQKKTGRGDFEHIVIHSSIIRPAANKFIAEYVERLRGKMWEPLHPRLAYILDETYGILCYQEDVSKTAVALAGFSESDADKLRKVIAKKAGGEKLKVYRQQFFDGCSANNVSEETTRIIWEMMLSFDGYSFCKPHSASYAMVSFQSAYLRVHHPSHFMAAVLSNQGGYYRSQAYISEARRMGIHVEGPDINHSRILYHAQGNTLFIGLMAVANLTWQAREQILEERKKRGPFTDLKDASSRLSLCREDWVSLVESGCCDSLGPQYRRSEQLRILLTNAVRNTSSDQLELFSPEKHIPVQTRALVQVKRTEDELHREFSALGFLRTSHPLLLWSQYLKGLKRVKASELGRHRGRYVNLIGYQITQKQVMTKGGQSMSFVSFEDETALYETVLFPDLYQRFYPLLSTLWPLVVFGLVQDDQGALVVEVQHLRKVGS; encoded by the coding sequence ATGCAACGGCCCTTTGCCATGGAAACTAGGCTTTCCATTACAACCAGTTACTCCCTCTTGTGGGGGACCATGCAGCCAAGGCTTCTGTTCGACAGGCTCAAGCAATGGAATGTGAAAAAGGTCGCCGTAACCGACCGAGACAGCCTCTGCGGGTACCCTGCCTGCAGGGAGGAAGCCCAGCGGTGCGATATCGAGCTCATCTGTGCAGCAGCCCTGACTGAAGGAGATGGCGAAATCCATGCCTTCGTGCAGAATCAGAAGGGGTATGAGAAGCTGTGCCTGCTGCTTACCAAGCGTGCAGAAGATGGTGCCTTCTCCTACCTTCCCTCCTTGCTTGCAGACAGCGAGGGGCTTGTGCTTGCCACAAGCAGCCCGACCCTGCTCGCAACGCTTGCCAAAAGCAAGGCCGACCTGTATGCAGCTGTCACCCCGTCCTGTCTTGCCTCCGTTCAGACTGCGCGAAGACTCGGTCTTCGCCTGCTTGCCTGTGATGATGCCCTGCTGCTGGAAAAAGAGGACGAGGAGGTCCATCGCATCCTGCGTTGCATGGCCTTGCACAAGACCGTCGGTTCACTGCAAAAAGAAGATTGCGCGGTTTCCAGCAACGTTCTGCTCGACTCTGAGAAGTGGAACCAAGCCTTCTCGTGCTGGCCCGAGGCGGTACACAATGCAAGGAAGCTGGCGGCCTACAACCCCTTCCCATCATCACTCATCTTCCCCGACTATCCGGTTGAGGATTCGGCACAGGAGCTGGAAAAACGGGTCCTCAGTGGTGCCGAAATTCGCTATGGGGAGGTCAATGATGCCATACTGGAACGCATCACCTATGAACTGCACATCATCGGCAGCAAGGGTTTTGCACCGTACTTCTTGGTCATGCACGATATCGTGCAGATGAGCAGCCGCACATGCGGGCGCGGCTCGGGGGCCGCCTCGATCGTCTCCTATTGCCTGTTCATCACCAATGTCGATCCCTTGGCCCATCATCTGTACTTTGAACGCTTTCTCTCCCCTTCCCGCCTCGACCCTCCCGATATCGATGTCGACTTTGCCTGGGATGAGCGCGACGGAGTCTTTGCCGCCGTCTTTGAGCGGTTCGGCCGCGAGCACTGTGCACGGGTGGCAAACCACAACAGCTTCAGGCTGCGCGGGGCGGTCAGGGAGACAGGACGCTGCTTCGGCCTCAGTGATACACAGATCAGTGAGGCTGAAAAGAGGTTGTTCATCAGCGGCCTGAAAGACCTCGACGATCCTTTGTGGCAGACCATCTGTCGCATAGCAACGAAGCTTGAAGGGCTGCCCAAGGAGATCTCCATGCACTGCGGAGGCTTGGTCATCACCCCAAGGCCGGTCTACTGCTATGCACCGCTGAGGTTGAGCAGTGACGGGTACCCCTTGCTTGCCTGGGAGAAGGAAGGGACCGAGATGGCGGGATTTGTAAAGATCGACCTCTTGGGGAACCGCTCACTTGCCGTCATCCGCGACACGTTGGAGAACCTGGAGGAAGAGCAAATCCATATCGACCAGCGGTTGTGGCACCCCACAGAGGACGCTCCCACCATCGCCGCCCTTGCCAGAGGGGATTCGATGGGAGTCTTCTACATAGAATCGCCGGCAATGCGGCAGCTGCAGAAAAAAACCGGCCGCGGGGATTTCGAGCACATTGTCATCCACTCCTCGATCATCCGCCCTGCGGCGAACAAGTTCATCGCCGAGTATGTCGAGCGCCTTCGCGGCAAGATGTGGGAACCGTTGCATCCCAGGCTTGCCTACATCCTTGATGAGACCTACGGCATCCTCTGCTATCAGGAGGATGTGTCCAAGACCGCTGTCGCTCTTGCCGGCTTCAGCGAGTCCGATGCTGACAAGCTGCGCAAGGTCATCGCCAAGAAAGCCGGAGGAGAAAAACTCAAGGTTTACCGCCAGCAGTTCTTCGACGGGTGCAGTGCCAATAATGTAAGCGAAGAGACGACGCGGATAATCTGGGAGATGATGCTCAGCTTCGACGGCTACTCCTTTTGCAAGCCGCACTCAGCCTCCTATGCCATGGTCTCCTTCCAAAGCGCATATCTGAGGGTTCACCACCCTTCTCATTTCATGGCCGCCGTCCTGTCCAACCAAGGAGGCTACTATCGCAGCCAGGCCTACATCAGCGAGGCACGGAGAATGGGAATCCATGTGGAAGGCCCGGATATCAACCATAGCAGGATCCTCTACCATGCCCAAGGAAATACCTTGTTCATCGGTCTGATGGCCGTTGCCAACCTGACCTGGCAGGCAAGAGAACAAATTCTGGAGGAAAGAAAGAAAAGAGGCCCGTTCACAGACCTCAAGGATGCCTCTTCAAGACTCAGCCTATGCCGCGAGGACTGGGTATCCTTGGTGGAGAGCGGCTGTTGCGACAGCCTGGGACCACAGTACCGGCGCAGCGAGCAGTTGAGAATCCTGCTCACCAATGCAGTGAGAAATACGTCCTCCGACCAATTGGAACTCTTCTCACCCGAGAAGCATATACCTGTACAAACACGGGCTCTGGTGCAGGTCAAACGCACCGAGGATGAACTGCATCGTGAGTTCTCGGCCTTGGGCTTTTTGCGCACCAGTCATCCCCTGCTGTTGTGGTCGCAGTATCTGAAGGGTCTCAAGCGGGTAAAAGCTTCAGAGCTTGGTCGGCACAGGGGGCGCTATGTGAATCTCATCGGCTATCAAATCACCCAGAAGCAGGTCATGACCAAAGGCGGACAGAGCATGAGCTTCGTTTCCTTCGAGGATGAGACGGCCCTCTATGAAACAGTTCTGTTTCCCGACCTCTACCAACGCTTCTATCCACTGCTCTCCACCTTGTGGCCCTTGGTGGTGTTCGGGTTGGTGCAGGACGACCAAGGGGCCTTGGTGGTGGAGGTGCAACACCTTAGGAAAGTTGGTTCCTAA